A genomic region of Exiguobacterium oxidotolerans JCM 12280 contains the following coding sequences:
- a CDS encoding M3 family oligoendopeptidase, with product MLPFSELTYVRPDLNVLETTMQNAISRLKEATQVEQANAAITEINTLRNQFETASQIVEIRHTIDTRDTFYETEQGFFDEAGPVYQGYVSSYYHVLTAHALREQLETTWGKQLFLLAEASLKTFSEAIIPKLQEENRLSSEYTKLMSSAEIEFDGKTLNLSQFGPYLQSPDRAVRKAASEARYGYLKEHGEAIDTIYDKLVHVRTEIATTLGFPSFVELGYARMLRVDYNQSMVEDYRQQILETIVPIATSLKERQQRRIGVDSLYYYDEGFAFKSGNATPQGEEAFIIEGGKKMYREMSPETNEFFDYMLERGALDLTAKPGKAGGGYCTYIADEKLPFIFSNFNGTSGDIDVLTHEVGHAFQVYESRHFTTPEYGFPTYEACEIHSMSMEYFAYPWMEEFFGEETSKYKFSHLAGGVTFLPYGVAVDEFQHVIYSKPELTPAERRQAWRTIEKKYLPHRNYEENDYLDSGAWWHQQGHVFGSPFYYIDYTLAQVCAFQFYAWMEQDREAAWKSYLALCKAGGSESFLALVERAGLKSPFADGTVDEAVAPIKAYLEQADDLALDRV from the coding sequence ATGTTACCATTTTCAGAACTTACATATGTTCGTCCTGATCTGAATGTTTTAGAAACCACCATGCAAAACGCAATTTCTCGTTTGAAAGAAGCCACACAAGTCGAACAGGCAAACGCAGCCATCACTGAGATTAATACCCTTAGAAACCAATTCGAAACAGCGAGCCAAATCGTCGAGATTCGTCATACGATTGATACGCGCGACACATTTTACGAAACGGAACAAGGGTTTTTTGATGAAGCAGGCCCCGTCTATCAAGGCTACGTCTCGAGTTACTATCATGTGTTGACAGCACATGCGCTCCGTGAACAGCTCGAAACGACTTGGGGAAAACAACTCTTCCTCTTAGCAGAAGCAAGCTTAAAAACTTTTTCAGAAGCAATCATTCCAAAGCTTCAAGAAGAAAATCGTCTCTCAAGCGAATACACGAAGTTGATGTCTTCAGCAGAAATCGAATTTGATGGCAAAACGTTGAACTTGTCTCAGTTCGGTCCTTACTTGCAGTCACCTGACCGCGCGGTTCGTAAAGCGGCTTCAGAAGCACGTTACGGTTATTTAAAAGAACACGGCGAAGCAATCGATACGATTTACGACAAACTCGTCCATGTCCGGACTGAAATCGCCACGACGCTCGGCTTCCCATCATTTGTCGAACTCGGTTATGCCCGGATGCTTCGCGTCGACTATAACCAATCGATGGTCGAAGACTACCGCCAGCAAATCCTTGAGACAATCGTCCCAATCGCGACGTCACTAAAAGAACGTCAACAACGCCGGATTGGTGTCGATTCACTCTACTACTATGATGAAGGATTCGCTTTCAAATCAGGAAACGCGACACCGCAAGGCGAGGAAGCTTTCATCATTGAAGGTGGAAAGAAAATGTACCGCGAGATGTCACCGGAGACGAACGAGTTCTTCGATTATATGCTCGAGCGTGGCGCCCTTGATTTGACGGCGAAACCAGGAAAAGCGGGCGGTGGGTATTGTACGTACATCGCTGATGAAAAACTGCCATTCATCTTCTCGAACTTCAACGGGACGTCTGGCGATATCGACGTCTTGACGCACGAAGTCGGTCATGCTTTCCAAGTCTACGAGAGCCGTCACTTCACGACACCGGAGTACGGATTCCCGACATATGAAGCATGCGAAATTCATTCGATGTCGATGGAATATTTCGCGTACCCATGGATGGAAGAATTCTTCGGTGAAGAAACATCGAAGTATAAATTCAGTCACTTGGCTGGCGGTGTTACTTTCTTACCATATGGAGTCGCAGTCGATGAGTTCCAACACGTCATCTACAGCAAACCGGAGCTCACGCCGGCTGAACGTCGTCAAGCGTGGCGGACGATTGAGAAGAAATACCTCCCGCACCGCAACTACGAGGAAAATGACTACCTCGATTCAGGTGCTTGGTGGCATCAGCAAGGACACGTCTTCGGTAGCCCGTTCTATTACATCGATTACACGCTCGCTCAAGTCTGTGCCTTCCAGTTCTATGCGTGGATGGAGCAGGACCGCGAAGCCGCTTGGAAATCGTACCTCGCGCTCTGTAAAGCAGGTGGATCAGAAAGCTTCCTCGCACTTGTTGAACGCGCCGGCTTGAAATCACCTTTCGCTGACGGAACAGTCGACGAAGCGGTCGCACCAATCAAAGCCTACCTCGAACAAGCAGACGACCTAGCACTCGATCGTGTCTAA